TAGATCCCAAAAAAAGCGTTAATGAAAAGGAAAGTTGGTCAGCGGCACAAGAAAAAAATGCCACTTCATGCCCACTGCCGCCGTgtagaaagaaaaacaaagacgCCGAGACGGCGAAAAGAAGCCAAGGcagccaaagaagaagaaatttCTATAAACAAAGAGATGAGGCGCAGAGCCAGAGCAAAATTATcaaagaacaacaaaaacgaaaaagcaaagaaagaaaaaaaaagaagtggaaAATGGGACATGGCACACTCTTGGGCCCACAGAAACAACAAAGACTGAATGAAATTCATGTCGTTGTCGCGCTCATAAATTCTTCTACGCCTATATATCGCTGGCTATCTGAAAGATACACCCACACTCGGAAAAACTACCAACTCATTCAACCGGGGAGGTGCTGCCTGCATCCGCTCCATAGCTATACCTCTATGCCTATTtacaaataaagaaaaaatgaaaaaagaatCTATGTAAATTTGtgtattttgaataaattccAAGCCCATCGAAGGTGTGAGGCTTTATCGTACAGTCTTTTTTTCGAGACCCTAAAACAAGTGATTCACGCAACGAAATGGAAAGCGAGGAGAAATATACAAATCtcctaaataaattcaaagtcAGCGGAATGTTCGGCTGAAAGCATAAGATAAGCTTAATTAGCCGGCCAACGAATTTCACTTTCTTTCGGTACAGAACGGTCGTTTCTAAACTATTTCTGAATGTCCAACGATTACTGCGCCATTTAGGCATTTCGACTAATTGGCAGCCATTCCGATTTCGGGGGGTGGGAACGGGCTCACGTGCCGCCCATCGCCCATCGATCGGCAGAAAACTATCCGCCTTAAAAATAACCTGAACTTTAGGATCGCAGAGACCCAACTAGAACGACATCGAAAGTGGGTTTATTTTCAGCCTCAAGTGCAAGTCCCATTAGAAGAtcgaacaaaacaaaacacttgATGAATGCAGCTGAAGGAGGtgcaaaaaccaaacaaaatcaGCAGAAGGGTGCGGAGAATGAGCACAAATggttttattctattttatttatttttttcccctcTATGCGGGCACacacaaatgaaaacaaattagCTTAGGCAGCATTAACAGCCGGCTGCGAAGGGCGGAAGTACGGGGGAGTTTATTGTTAATTTCATAAACACCACGAAAGACCACATCGAAAAAGAAAAGCACCACAAAAATGCAGCAGTAGCAAGTAGCAGCAACCACCAAACCGGCAAAATCCCAATAGGGCAGCTGCATTTCAGTGTGAAACCCAAGTGGAAGATGCATTCGTATTGGGAGCTATAGCTTCTCGATCCGTTATAATGAACCGATGAACATCTGTCGCAGTTTTACGTGGAAAACTGTCTTTCCGCTGAATCGGAAAAAAGGGAGAAACTCGGAGAGCGAGAGATGGGAAAACACACAACATCGGAAGCATCTTCCTCATAAGTTGCAAATGTGtttgtgttatttttacatttccgCTGCTTACGAAAATATTTACGCTCCCCTTCGCACCAGACCTTCCCCATtacgaatttaaaattgaaaattccaGACGCTCGCACACACGCACGTGTTAGAGATGAGCCAGATTTTGAGTGCATCGAATGGTGACAACAGGTTCGATTGATGTGAATATGTAAATGGTAAAAAATACCCTAAGGGTGTAATTGCAGCTGTTGACTTTTTAGGAAAAACAGATGCAATatgtacttttaaaattagatcGTATGATGTTTAAAAGAGATTTGGATATATGCCTCGTTTacttcaataatttttttatttgagtattaacaaattaatcaaCCTTTTTTAAACGGACGGTTGAACTTTGAAATCTGGAGCTTGATTAAACGAAggtacaaatatatttttaaaaaaattccaaaattggTCTCTTAAAATAAGATGAAATGAAGGTAATACTGCTATTAAAACTACAAGCTTGATTCTAAGTTAAAACTCAATTAAACATTACCAGacaacatatattttatttaaaactcccTCAGAAACATAGGAACTAATACCTTTCCCCACAAGCTAAGCTCGTTTTCTGAGATGCAGCGAAAGCAGCGGGTGGAAACTTTTGGCAGGCAGTGTGCGAAAGCTAAGGTCAGGCCCCCATCTCTAGGTTGcttccgcacacacacacactcacacactgaCACGGAAATGCCACCGATAACAGTTGCTGTCAGCAAAGCTAATCCACTAATTCTGGGCTTTAACCGATTCCTGCTAATACTATTTATTTACCCGTTTGGTTTTGGCGACTGCTCTCTCGGTTTTGCTCTCTCCTTTCTGTTCTTATTGCCGTGTGGCCATAATCCAattatgtgtgtatgtgtctGCTCTCTATTGCAATTGCAGTTATTCGCATTCGCCGTGGTATGCAACCCACACACTGCCACTCGCGCACTCACACGCACTCGCAGACATTCAGTTGCAAACACCGAAAATCCTGAGcgtcaacaaaataaatatagctCGGCGTTTTAAAATAGGTTTTCACTTGATTCTGCGTTGGCCGTCTCGTCTTGTTTATGTGCACTCGATGGCTGTGTTGTGTGTACTTGTTTTCTTGTTAGACGCGACTGTCCATTCAACATTTCTCCGCCGACGCAGGGCGACACTTCTTTGTTTTATTGGATTCACATTGGCCTTAACCGATTATCTAGTCTGGAATGGAGCACAAGACTTGATGGTTTATTTATGTCTGCACTCGCGAAAAAGCGTCCACAAATTAACTGTTTTTCGGGAGCGACGCGCAGCCAACGTccgcttttgtttttcgtCTCGATTAGAGTGACCGTCGGGCGATGTGCACTGTATAATGTGGACAGTTTTTGTATGGCCGATAACGCCGAAATATTCATTTTGGTATTATACGGTATTTTTATCGCGGTATTTTTTAGACCGGTCACACGGCGGTAGGTGTCCCCGCTAGGCCTATCCGCGGCACTCTCGCAGGGAAAGAAAATATcacgatataaatatttatttttattcaaaaaaaaatccatttattgatattatcatgtttaaaatttaacagaaaatttcagcaatggACAACAATTTATTCTGATGCATTTTCAACCCGTTGTGATCAGTTGTCAGTATTTTCGGACTTCTAAAGGCGTATTATCAAAACAAgtcccattaaaaaatatatattaatatatgaaCGAGACAAACATTGTCGTGAATAAGCCCAGCATAAATCCCTTCGTTCAACTGCACGTTTAAAATCACAATTTTCTACAGATGGCGGGAGAGGCTTTAAGGTGACCGTTCAGCGATAGATGTTTTATCATGGACACCAACCGCGGACGATACCGTTGGCGttcgatatatcgatatttatgcccaattagttaattttaatttaaacttatataacaagtttttatgttttatttaacaattaaatgcGACTACTTTTTCTTGATGTACTTCATGTACTTCTTGGCATTGAAGTTGTCCTCCACTTCCTCCATGATCTTGACCTTCTTGCGCGGCTTTCGGGCCTCCAGACGAGCTCTCCGCTCGGCGTCGGTTAAAGTGCTCAGATCCAAGGGAAGCTGACAAGTAAACATGTTAATTATACTTCATATGAAATGTTTTGCTATCCTTGTTACCTTGATAATCTTCCTCGGCTCGTGATAGCGTATGTTTATCGTGGATCCATCGGGCTGAACAACGACAGTGGGATATAGCCGGCAGTAAACAGAGCGATGCAGTCTGGTTACCGCGGTTGTGGCCGAGGAAATGCAGCGAATTTGCTGAACCGCCTGCGGCAACTGTTTCAGCAGcattttaattgataatcgcAATATTTACACactttaaactaaataaaacacGAGCTGTTTTTTTATTGCCTAACAGCTGATAAAGTGACCAATATTTGTAAGAGGTTTAAATACTTGCTAAAAAGTTATCGAAAAAGCTGCAGCCCTGGTATAGTTAGAAAATTACTTGGTATTCCCACCAGCTGTGGTCACACTCGTACTCAAAGTGTAAGTGTTGGTGCTGGGTcagaaattc
This portion of the Drosophila takahashii strain IR98-3 E-12201 chromosome 3R, DtakHiC1v2, whole genome shotgun sequence genome encodes:
- the mRpL55 gene encoding large ribosomal subunit protein mL55; the encoded protein is MLLKQLPQAVQQIRCISSATTAVTRLHRSVYCRLYPTVVVQPDGSTINIRYHEPRKIIKLPLDLSTLTDAERRARLEARKPRKKVKIMEEVEDNFNAKKYMKYIKKK